In one window of Janthinobacterium sp. 1_2014MBL_MicDiv DNA:
- a CDS encoding DUF6677 family protein produces MSGSSLSKRNLALLLSALVFPGSGHFVIGRKARGCLFLVPALVALAFVLRQIMARLDQVMAQIDSGALPLDVQLIVERVDALSANDGPAMTVAVGVLVLCWLGSLVDTVLLKP; encoded by the coding sequence ATGAGCGGCTCTTCTCTTTCCAAGCGTAATCTCGCCCTGCTGCTGTCGGCCCTGGTGTTTCCCGGCAGCGGGCATTTCGTCATCGGCCGCAAGGCGCGCGGCTGCCTGTTCCTTGTTCCTGCCCTGGTCGCGCTGGCATTCGTATTGCGCCAGATCATGGCACGCTTGGACCAGGTCATGGCACAGATCGACAGCGGCGCCCTGCCCCTCGACGTGCAATTAATCGTGGAAAGAGTCGATGCGCTGTCCGCCAACGACGGCCCGGCCATGACGGTGGCCGTGGGCGTGCTGGTGCTGTGCTGGCTCGGCAGCCTGGTCGATACCGTGCTGTTGAAACCTTAG
- a CDS encoding RrF2 family transcriptional regulator: MAHYGSGTEYGLHCLLYLAQPLAEPASSRDLAELQGISVSFLAKIFPKLEKAGIVTASEGIRGGYQLARPAGEISVLDVVDAIEGPKPLFDCQQIRSRCTLYAGEPPGWMTSGVCGIHALMLRAEKSMRAELAKTSLLDLAQGFGSVAPAGFGADVQGWFSGRVQERSEARIAAIRGPKTRRVKDDAA, from the coding sequence ATGGCACATTATGGAAGCGGCACCGAGTATGGCTTGCATTGCCTGCTGTATCTGGCCCAGCCGCTTGCCGAGCCTGCCAGCAGCCGCGATCTGGCGGAGTTGCAGGGCATCTCCGTCTCCTTCCTGGCGAAAATCTTTCCCAAGCTGGAGAAGGCGGGCATCGTGACGGCGTCCGAAGGCATCCGCGGCGGCTACCAGCTGGCGCGCCCCGCGGGCGAGATCAGCGTGCTCGACGTGGTGGATGCCATCGAAGGGCCGAAACCGCTGTTCGATTGCCAGCAGATCCGCAGCCGCTGCACCTTGTACGCAGGCGAGCCGCCGGGCTGGATGACGAGCGGCGTGTGCGGCATCCATGCACTGATGCTGCGCGCCGAGAAAAGCATGCGCGCCGAACTGGCCAAGACCAGCTTGCTGGACTTGGCGCAAGGTTTCGGCAGCGTGGCGCCGGCCGGCTTTGGCGCCGATGTGCAGGGCTGGTTCAGCGGCCGCGTGCAGGAACGCAGCGAGGCGCGCATCGCCGCCATCCGCGGACCGAAGACGCGCCGCGTCAAGGACGATGCGGCTTGA
- a CDS encoding NAD(P)/FAD-dependent oxidoreductase: MTQRVLIIGAGFAGLWSALAAVRRLRLENMPAGEVEVALVAPEAMLTMRPRLYEPAPAGMVAPLQQLFDDTGVRFIAGKVEAIRSDSDEVDIVAADGSRSTVAYDRLVLAAGSSLFRPNIPGLQEFAFSTDQRDEAVALDAHLHALAARPASAARNTVVVAGGGFTGIELAAELPSRLRAILGADADIKVIIVERAPDIGPDLGPGPRPVIEQALAELGVECRLGSAVAAIDAGGLSTADGERIEAHTVVWTAGVRASALTAQIPGEKDTAGRLRVAPDLRVPGAGKVFATGDAAVAATDDAGNHTLMSCQHAMFLGRSSGDNAVADLLGLATRPYRQPYYVTCLDLGAWGAVVTQGWERKVWLTGSEGKAMKVAINGRVIYPPADSAAALAAADPAFELSL; this comes from the coding sequence ATGACACAGCGCGTATTGATCATTGGTGCCGGCTTTGCCGGATTGTGGAGTGCCCTGGCGGCCGTGCGTCGCCTGAGGCTGGAAAATATGCCCGCCGGCGAGGTCGAAGTGGCGCTGGTGGCGCCGGAAGCCATGTTGACGATGCGCCCGCGCCTGTACGAACCGGCACCCGCCGGCATGGTGGCGCCGTTACAGCAACTGTTCGACGACACGGGTGTGCGCTTCATCGCCGGCAAGGTCGAAGCCATCCGCAGCGACAGCGACGAAGTCGACATCGTGGCTGCCGATGGCAGCCGTTCGACCGTGGCCTACGACCGCCTGGTGCTGGCGGCCGGCAGCAGCCTGTTCCGGCCGAATATCCCTGGCCTGCAAGAGTTTGCCTTCAGCACCGACCAGCGCGACGAAGCGGTGGCGCTCGATGCGCACCTGCACGCGCTGGCCGCCCGGCCCGCATCGGCCGCGCGCAATACCGTCGTCGTGGCCGGCGGCGGCTTCACGGGCATCGAGCTGGCGGCCGAACTGCCGTCGCGCCTGCGCGCCATCCTGGGCGCGGATGCCGATATCAAGGTGATCATTGTCGAGCGGGCACCCGATATCGGTCCCGACCTGGGGCCGGGACCGCGCCCCGTGATCGAACAGGCGCTGGCCGAGCTGGGCGTGGAATGCCGGCTTGGTTCGGCGGTTGCCGCCATCGACGCGGGCGGCTTGAGCACCGCCGATGGCGAGCGCATCGAGGCGCACACCGTGGTGTGGACGGCGGGCGTGCGGGCCAGCGCGCTGACGGCGCAGATTCCCGGCGAGAAAGATACCGCGGGACGCCTGCGGGTGGCGCCTGACTTGCGCGTGCCTGGCGCCGGCAAGGTCTTTGCCACGGGCGACGCCGCCGTCGCCGCCACGGATGACGCAGGCAATCACACGCTGATGAGCTGTCAGCACGCCATGTTCCTTGGCCGCTCGTCGGGCGACAATGCCGTGGCAGACCTGCTGGGACTGGCGACGCGGCCCTACCGCCAGCCGTACTATGTGACTTGCCTGGACCTGGGGGCGTGGGGCGCGGTCGTGACGCAGGGCTGGGAGCGCAAGGTGTGGCTGACGGGCAGCGAGGGCAAGGCCATGAAGGTGGCCATCAATGGCCGCGTGATCTATCCACCGGCCGACAGCGCCGCGGCGCTGGCCGCCGCCGATCCGGCGTTCGAACTGTCGCTGTAG
- a CDS encoding ribonuclease HI family protein: MQQELETLLTAAFKSERAQARRLAAREGIADDTALQRILEQAAGTLGLAALLATRLQAHAAEAQRKAQKISDRQQAQAARRVQAVPASAWRGWFDGSAHPNPGKLGIGALLLGPHGERIEVSQAAGHGNSSEAEYAALTAVLQAALGVRPPQLLLYGDSQVVINDVLGTTPVGARGLETQRATVVALLEQFNDVTLRWIPRHRNGEADRLSQLAIAGWVEEEAIPPLAD, encoded by the coding sequence ATGCAACAGGAATTGGAAACATTGCTGACAGCCGCGTTCAAGAGCGAGCGGGCACAGGCGCGCCGGCTGGCCGCGCGGGAAGGCATCGCGGACGACACGGCGTTGCAGCGGATACTGGAACAGGCAGCGGGCACCTTGGGCCTGGCCGCCCTGCTGGCGACACGGCTGCAGGCGCACGCCGCCGAAGCGCAGCGCAAGGCGCAAAAAATCAGCGACCGCCAGCAGGCGCAGGCGGCGCGGCGCGTGCAGGCGGTGCCGGCTTCGGCCTGGCGCGGCTGGTTCGATGGCTCGGCCCACCCGAACCCGGGCAAGCTGGGCATAGGCGCCCTGCTGCTGGGGCCGCATGGCGAACGCATCGAAGTGAGCCAGGCGGCCGGCCATGGCAATAGCAGCGAGGCGGAATATGCGGCCCTGACGGCCGTGCTGCAGGCGGCACTCGGCGTGCGCCCGCCCCAGCTCTTGCTGTACGGCGACAGCCAGGTGGTGATCAATGACGTGCTGGGGACGACGCCGGTCGGCGCCAGGGGGCTGGAAACGCAGCGGGCCACCGTCGTGGCCCTGCTGGAACAATTCAATGATGTAACGTTGCGCTGGATTCCGCGCCACCGCAATGGCGAGGCGGACCGGCTGTCGCAGCTGGCGATCGCCGGCTGGGTGGAGGAAGAGGCTATTCCTCCGTTGGCAGATTAA
- a CDS encoding methyl-accepting chemotaxis protein, with the protein MNLLRNVSIGVRLGLGFAVILLFSMLITGISVWRLHDVATATRNMMEQPLAKERYISDWYSKIDSGIRRTTAIVRSADTSLGAYFAEEAKQSSVVSGELQKKIEALISGPQETELFRQVSEQRKVYLDAREQVSKLKAGGQEAEAEKAFQAVFVPGSAKYQKVIMNMLEHQRASIDATARDIDEVAKTSRNLLLVLAALALGFGVVCAWLLTMGIVRPLRTAVDVARKVADGDLTAQIDASAKDETGQLLLALKDMNTSLLTIVSEVRSGTDSIATSSTQIAAGNQDLSSRTEEQAGSLEETASSMEELTSTVKQNADNARQANQLAASAAQVAVKGGEVVAQVVGTMESINASSNKIVDIISVIDGIAFQTNILALNAAVEAARAGEQGRGFAVVASEVRNLAQRSASAAKEIKTLIGASVEQVNAGSMLVAQAGSTMNDIVDSVQRVSDIITEITAASSEQSVGIDEINRAIGQMDAVTQQNAALVEESAAAAESMQHQAHNLAQVVSVFKLNGQQASVSGLKGMKRPLAKEPKEALRIGRAA; encoded by the coding sequence ATGAATTTGTTAAGAAACGTCAGTATTGGTGTGCGCCTCGGCCTGGGTTTTGCCGTGATTTTGCTGTTCTCCATGCTTATTACGGGCATCAGCGTGTGGCGCTTGCATGACGTGGCCACGGCCACGCGCAACATGATGGAGCAGCCGCTGGCCAAGGAACGCTATATTTCCGACTGGTACAGCAAGATCGACAGCGGCATCCGCCGCACCACGGCCATCGTGCGCAGCGCCGACACGTCGCTGGGAGCGTATTTCGCGGAAGAAGCGAAGCAGTCGTCCGTCGTCTCGGGCGAACTGCAAAAGAAAATCGAAGCCCTGATTTCTGGTCCGCAAGAAACGGAATTGTTCCGCCAGGTCAGCGAACAGCGCAAGGTGTATCTGGATGCGCGCGAGCAAGTGTCGAAACTGAAGGCGGGCGGCCAGGAAGCCGAGGCGGAAAAGGCTTTTCAGGCCGTCTTCGTGCCGGGCTCGGCGAAGTACCAGAAAGTCATCATGAACATGCTGGAACACCAGCGCGCCAGCATCGACGCCACGGCGCGCGATATCGATGAAGTGGCCAAGACCAGCCGCAACCTGCTGCTGGTGCTGGCTGCCTTGGCGCTGGGCTTTGGCGTCGTGTGCGCCTGGTTGTTGACGATGGGTATCGTGCGCCCGCTGCGCACGGCCGTGGACGTGGCGCGCAAGGTGGCCGATGGCGACCTGACGGCGCAGATCGACGCCAGCGCCAAGGATGAAACCGGGCAACTGCTGCTGGCCCTGAAGGACATGAACACGAGCTTGCTGACCATCGTCAGCGAAGTGCGCAGCGGCACGGACAGCATCGCCACCTCGTCGACGCAAATTGCCGCCGGCAACCAGGACCTGTCGAGCCGCACGGAAGAGCAGGCCGGTTCGCTGGAAGAGACGGCTTCGTCGATGGAAGAGCTGACCAGCACCGTGAAGCAGAACGCGGACAATGCGCGCCAGGCGAATCAACTGGCGGCGTCGGCGGCGCAGGTGGCCGTCAAGGGCGGCGAGGTGGTGGCGCAGGTGGTGGGCACGATGGAATCGATCAATGCCTCGTCGAACAAGATCGTCGACATCATTTCCGTGATCGACGGCATCGCCTTCCAGACGAATATCCTGGCCTTGAACGCGGCCGTGGAAGCGGCGCGCGCGGGCGAGCAGGGCCGCGGCTTTGCCGTCGTGGCGTCCGAAGTGCGCAACCTGGCGCAGCGTTCGGCCAGCGCCGCGAAAGAGATCAAGACCCTCATCGGCGCCTCGGTGGAGCAGGTCAACGCGGGCAGCATGCTGGTGGCGCAGGCCGGTTCGACCATGAACGACATCGTCGACAGCGTGCAGCGCGTGAGCGACATCATCACGGAAATCACGGCCGCCAGCAGCGAGCAAAGCGTGGGCATCGACGAGATCAACCGCGCCATCGGCCAGATGGATGCCGTGACGCAGCAGAATGCAGCCTTGGTGGAAGAATCGGCGGCGGCCGCCGAATCGATGCAGCATCAGGCGCACAACCTGGCGCAAGTCGTCAGCGTCTTCAAGCTCAATGGCCAGCAAGCCAGCGTCAGCGGCTTGAAGGGGATGAAGCGGCCGCTGGCGAAAGAGCCGAAGGAAGCCTTGCGGATCGGCCGCGCCGCTTAA
- a CDS encoding methyl-accepting chemotaxis protein: protein MNVLRNVSIGVRLGLGFAVILLFSMLITGISVWRLHDVATATRTMMEQPLAKERYISDWYGRIDSAVRRTIAIARSSDTSLSGYFAEESKVSSASSAELQKKIEALIDKPEEKAMFAGLLEQRKVYIGSRDQVYKLKGESQVEAANDVFEKTFVPAAAKYQKMVLDLLEHQRASIDATARDIDEVAKTSRNLLLVLAALALGFGVVCAWLLTMGIVRPLRTAVDVARKVADGDLTAQIDASAKDETGQLLLALKDMNTSLLTIVSEVRSGTDSIATSSTQIAAGNQDLSSRTEEQAGSLEETASSMEELTSTVKQNADNARQANQLAASAAQVAVKGGEVVAQVVGTMESINASSNKIVDIISVIDGIAFQTNILALNAAVEAARAGEQGRGFAVVASEVRNLAQRSASAAKEIKTLIGASVEQVNAGSMLVAQAGSTMNDIVDSVQRVSDIITEITAASSEQSVGIDEINRAIGQMDAVTQQNAALVEESAAAAESMQHQAHNLAQVVSVFKLNGQQAMAGGLQGARRPASPPALRLG, encoded by the coding sequence ATGAATGTATTACGCAACGTCAGCATCGGTGTCCGGCTCGGACTCGGTTTTGCCGTGATTTTGCTGTTTTCCATGCTTATTACCGGCATCAGCGTGTGGCGCTTGCATGACGTGGCCACGGCCACGCGCACCATGATGGAGCAGCCGCTGGCCAAGGAACGTTATATTTCCGACTGGTATGGCCGCATCGACAGCGCCGTGCGCCGCACGATCGCCATCGCCCGCAGCAGCGACACCTCGCTTAGCGGCTATTTCGCCGAGGAATCGAAAGTCTCGTCGGCCAGCTCGGCCGAGCTGCAAAAGAAGATCGAGGCACTGATCGACAAGCCGGAGGAAAAGGCCATGTTCGCGGGCTTGCTGGAGCAGCGCAAGGTGTATATCGGTTCGCGCGACCAGGTCTACAAGCTGAAGGGCGAATCGCAGGTCGAGGCCGCCAACGATGTGTTTGAAAAAACCTTCGTGCCGGCCGCCGCCAAGTACCAGAAGATGGTGCTGGACTTGCTGGAGCACCAGCGCGCCAGCATCGACGCCACGGCGCGCGATATCGATGAAGTGGCCAAGACCAGCCGCAACCTGCTGCTGGTGCTGGCTGCCTTGGCGCTGGGCTTTGGCGTCGTGTGCGCCTGGTTGTTGACGATGGGTATCGTGCGCCCGCTGCGCACGGCCGTGGACGTGGCGCGCAAGGTGGCCGATGGCGACCTGACGGCGCAGATCGACGCCAGCGCCAAGGATGAAACCGGGCAACTGCTGCTGGCCCTGAAGGACATGAACACGAGCTTGCTGACCATCGTCAGCGAAGTGCGCAGCGGCACGGACAGCATCGCCACCTCGTCGACGCAAATTGCCGCCGGCAACCAGGACCTGTCGAGCCGCACGGAAGAGCAGGCCGGTTCGCTGGAAGAGACGGCTTCGTCGATGGAAGAGCTGACCAGCACCGTGAAGCAGAACGCGGACAATGCGCGCCAGGCGAATCAACTGGCGGCGTCGGCGGCGCAGGTGGCCGTCAAGGGCGGCGAGGTGGTGGCGCAGGTGGTGGGCACGATGGAATCGATCAATGCCTCGTCGAACAAGATCGTCGACATCATTTCCGTGATCGACGGCATCGCCTTCCAGACGAATATCCTGGCCTTGAACGCGGCCGTGGAAGCGGCGCGCGCGGGCGAGCAGGGCCGCGGCTTTGCCGTCGTGGCGTCCGAAGTGCGCAACCTGGCGCAGCGTTCGGCCAGCGCCGCGAAAGAGATCAAGACCCTCATCGGCGCCTCGGTGGAGCAGGTCAACGCGGGCAGCATGCTGGTGGCGCAGGCCGGTTCGACCATGAACGACATCGTCGACAGCGTGCAGCGCGTGAGCGACATCATCACGGAAATCACGGCCGCCAGCAGCGAGCAAAGCGTGGGCATCGACGAGATCAACCGCGCCATCGGCCAGATGGATGCCGTGACGCAGCAGAATGCAGCCTTGGTGGAAGAATCGGCGGCGGCCGCCGAATCGATGCAGCACCAGGCGCACAACCTGGCGCAAGTCGTCAGCGTGTTCAAGCTCAATGGCCAGCAAGCCATGGCCGGCGGTTTGCAGGGCGCCCGGCGCCCGGCGTCGCCGCCAGCCTTGCGCCTGGGCTAA
- a CDS encoding chemotaxis protein CheW, which produces MSTTSSESGAAVAKAAEYLAFTLGQEEYGIDIQKVSEIRSYETPTRIANAPEFVKGVVNLRGIIVPIVDMRIKFNLGTPSYDQFTVVIILNIGNRVVGMVVDRVSDVTTLLPEQIKPAPDMGRSINTEYVIGLGTIDERMLILVDIDQLMSSADMGLIEKLAA; this is translated from the coding sequence ATGAGCACCACTTCCAGCGAATCTGGCGCGGCCGTTGCCAAGGCTGCCGAATACCTGGCTTTTACCCTGGGCCAGGAAGAGTACGGCATCGACATCCAGAAAGTCAGCGAAATCCGCAGCTATGAAACGCCGACGCGCATCGCCAACGCCCCCGAGTTCGTCAAGGGCGTGGTCAACCTGCGCGGCATCATCGTGCCGATCGTCGACATGCGCATCAAGTTCAACCTGGGCACGCCCAGCTACGACCAGTTCACCGTCGTCATCATCCTCAATATCGGCAACCGCGTGGTGGGCATGGTGGTCGACCGCGTCTCCGACGTCACCACCTTGCTGCCCGAACAAATCAAGCCGGCGCCGGACATGGGCCGTTCGATCAACACGGAATACGTGATCGGCCTGGGCACCATCGACGAGCGCATGCTGATTCTGGTCGATATCGACCAGCTGATGTCCAGCGCCGACATGGGTCTGATCGAGAAACTGGCCGCCTAG
- a CDS encoding HD domain-containing protein, whose translation MHTLLSQWQPRLLALATAGLGDDSAHDINHLHRVWRNAELLLQEHADADALVVLAACYLHDLVNLPKNHRERHLASRQAAALACRQLEELDFPADKLAAVGHAIETHSFSANLPPHTIEAQIVQDADRIDALGAVGLARLFYTAARMDSALAHGADPLAQHRELDDKAYALDHIVTKLDKLPGKMQTAAGRALAERRLAVLTDFRATFAAEWGAASGPA comes from the coding sequence ATGCATACCTTGCTTTCCCAATGGCAGCCGCGCCTGCTGGCGCTGGCCACGGCCGGCCTCGGCGACGACAGCGCCCACGACATCAACCACCTGCACCGCGTCTGGCGCAATGCCGAACTCCTGCTGCAGGAGCATGCCGACGCAGATGCGCTCGTGGTCTTGGCCGCCTGCTATCTGCACGACCTGGTCAACCTGCCGAAAAACCATCGCGAGCGCCACCTGGCGTCGCGCCAGGCGGCCGCGCTGGCCTGCCGCCAGCTGGAGGAACTCGATTTCCCGGCGGATAAACTCGCTGCCGTCGGCCACGCCATCGAAACGCACAGCTTTTCCGCCAATCTGCCGCCGCACACCATCGAAGCGCAAATCGTGCAGGATGCCGACCGCATCGATGCGCTCGGCGCCGTGGGGCTGGCGCGCCTGTTCTATACGGCGGCGCGCATGGACAGCGCGCTGGCGCATGGCGCGGACCCGCTGGCGCAGCATCGCGAGCTTGACGACAAGGCATATGCGCTCGACCATATCGTCACCAAGCTGGACAAGCTGCCCGGCAAGATGCAGACGGCGGCGGGACGCGCCCTGGCCGAACGGCGGCTGGCCGTGCTGACGGATTTCCGCGCCACCTTTGCCGCCGAATGGGGCGCCGCTTCCGGTCCGGCTTGA
- a CDS encoding TCR/Tet family MFS transporter: protein MSDKTSPDSHSTSSPAAPVRAGNLNFILVCVFIDMLGIGLVVPVLPILIGDFVDGKDAQAFWYGIMAAVFGLLQFIFMPMLGAISDRVGRRPVLLYSMAGMSVNFLTTGWAPNLACLFIGRVIGGVSSASMSVAAAYASDVSTPDNRAKSFGKIGAAFGLGFICGPMLGGLLGEINLHLPFYVAAGLSAGNFIYGYFMVPESLARGPGPRAPFTLARINPFAALLKLARRTEIRGLVVAFGLMTFAQMMLNTTWVLYTHFRFDWTPRQNGIALFCVGLCAAVVQAGLLGILIKRFGEVRLSLLGMASGALTYLLYGLATQGWMMYALILCNLLAFAAGPALQGIISKSSNAGEQGELMGSLQSISSLAIIIMPLLGSMILGEVSHLPAQDWRIGSTFYLCAIMQTGGIVVAWRYFKAQRQTRLAVSTTK, encoded by the coding sequence ATGTCCGATAAAACCAGCCCCGACAGCCATTCCACGTCTTCCCCCGCCGCGCCAGTACGTGCCGGCAACCTCAATTTCATCCTCGTCTGCGTCTTCATCGACATGCTGGGCATCGGCCTGGTGGTGCCCGTGCTGCCCATCCTGATCGGCGACTTTGTCGACGGCAAGGATGCGCAGGCGTTCTGGTACGGCATCATGGCGGCCGTCTTCGGCTTGCTGCAATTCATCTTCATGCCCATGCTGGGCGCCATCAGCGACCGCGTGGGGCGCCGCCCCGTACTGCTGTATTCGATGGCGGGCATGAGCGTCAACTTCCTCACCACGGGCTGGGCGCCCAACCTGGCCTGCCTGTTCATCGGCCGCGTCATCGGCGGCGTCTCGTCGGCCAGCATGTCCGTCGCGGCCGCGTATGCATCCGACGTCTCCACGCCGGACAACCGCGCCAAGAGCTTCGGCAAGATCGGCGCCGCCTTCGGCCTGGGCTTCATCTGCGGCCCCATGCTCGGTGGCCTGCTGGGCGAAATCAATCTGCACCTGCCGTTCTACGTGGCGGCGGGCCTGTCGGCAGGCAATTTCATCTATGGCTACTTCATGGTGCCCGAATCGCTGGCACGGGGACCGGGGCCGCGCGCGCCGTTCACCCTGGCCCGCATCAACCCGTTCGCGGCCCTGCTGAAACTGGCGCGCCGCACGGAAATCCGCGGCCTCGTGGTGGCTTTCGGCCTGATGACGTTTGCGCAGATGATGCTCAACACGACGTGGGTGCTGTACACGCACTTCCGCTTCGACTGGACGCCGCGCCAGAACGGCATCGCCCTGTTCTGCGTGGGACTGTGCGCGGCCGTGGTGCAGGCGGGCCTGCTGGGCATCCTCATCAAGCGCTTTGGCGAAGTGCGCCTGTCGCTGCTGGGCATGGCGTCGGGCGCCCTCACCTATCTGCTGTATGGCCTGGCCACGCAGGGCTGGATGATGTATGCGCTGATCCTGTGCAACCTGCTGGCCTTTGCCGCCGGCCCGGCCCTGCAAGGCATCATCTCGAAGTCATCCAACGCCGGCGAACAGGGAGAATTGATGGGCTCCCTGCAATCGATCAGCAGCCTGGCCATCATCATCATGCCTTTGCTAGGCAGCATGATCCTCGGCGAAGTGAGCCACCTGCCGGCGCAGGACTGGCGCATCGGCAGCACCTTCTACCTGTGCGCCATCATGCAAACCGGGGGCATCGTCGTGGCCTGGCGCTACTTCAAGGCGCAGCGCCAGACGCGACTTGCGGTTTCCACCACAAAGTAG
- a CDS encoding substrate-binding periplasmic protein, with protein sequence MTDFYSSAWRRTVAMLALALPSLAGAQCSRDIQVPVAAIGASVVINGASIGGIYPDMLRSMGAKVGCHFVFTAVPRARLEAMFETGKADMLIPASSTPRRDQHGLFIPLMGNRPLLISLQGARAPISTMQELMERRELRVALVRGYDYGTPYQALAKELSSQGRLFYEVDALSVARLMQSGFIDATIMSPTILAGVAQNDARVYGLADRLRLEALPELPWGMSGVYLSRKTLTADDQATLRELLEKAGRSGTLMDGFQRHHRQELLSLSIRPR encoded by the coding sequence ATGACTGACTTTTATTCCAGCGCCTGGCGCCGAACCGTGGCCATGCTGGCGCTGGCGCTGCCATCCCTGGCTGGCGCGCAATGCTCGCGCGACATCCAGGTGCCCGTGGCGGCCATCGGCGCCAGCGTCGTGATCAATGGCGCCAGCATCGGCGGCATCTACCCCGACATGCTGCGCAGCATGGGCGCCAAGGTGGGCTGCCATTTCGTCTTCACGGCCGTGCCCCGCGCGCGCCTGGAAGCGATGTTCGAGACGGGCAAGGCGGACATGCTGATCCCCGCCAGCAGCACGCCGCGGCGCGACCAGCACGGCCTGTTCATCCCCCTGATGGGCAACCGGCCCCTGCTCATTTCGCTGCAAGGCGCGCGCGCGCCCATCAGCACCATGCAGGAATTGATGGAGCGGCGCGAATTGCGCGTGGCGCTCGTACGCGGCTACGACTATGGCACGCCGTACCAGGCGCTGGCCAAGGAACTCTCCAGCCAGGGCCGCCTGTTCTACGAGGTCGACGCGCTGTCCGTGGCACGCCTGATGCAAAGCGGCTTCATCGACGCCACCATCATGAGTCCCACCATCCTCGCCGGCGTGGCGCAAAACGATGCGCGCGTGTACGGCCTGGCCGACCGCCTGCGCCTGGAAGCGCTGCCCGAGCTGCCCTGGGGCATGAGCGGCGTCTATCTGTCGCGCAAGACCTTGACGGCCGATGACCAGGCCACCCTGCGCGAACTGCTGGAAAAGGCGGGCCGCTCGGGCACGCTGATGGATGGCTTCCAGCGCCATCACCGGCAGGAACTCTTGTCGCTGAGCATACGTCCCCGCTAG
- a CDS encoding DMT family transporter, translating into MSGLVVAVVLFAALLHASWNAIVKSGKDTFLSTVLVSVGAALISLAVLPFVAAPAPASWPYLAASAVAQLAYYSLLAAAYRAGDMSHAYPLMRGSAPLIVALASWPLIGERLSFTQMGAVGCICAGIFALYIASRTPAIGGMPKNTGRATAFALGNACVIASYTLIDGIGVRLSGAPAAYTMWIFVLNGAGLLLWTAVRRPADLLAYAQTQWHLAAFGGFGTLASYGLALWAMTQAPVAAIAALRETSILFAIAIAALFLREKISPRRYLAIGLIAAGAVLMRAG; encoded by the coding sequence ATGTCGGGTTTGGTCGTCGCCGTCGTCCTGTTTGCCGCCCTGCTGCACGCCAGCTGGAACGCCATCGTCAAGTCGGGCAAGGATACCTTCCTCAGCACGGTGCTGGTCTCCGTCGGCGCGGCCCTGATTTCGCTGGCGGTCCTGCCGTTCGTCGCCGCTCCCGCGCCCGCCAGCTGGCCCTACCTGGCTGCCTCGGCCGTGGCCCAGCTGGCCTATTATTCGCTGCTGGCGGCCGCCTACAGGGCGGGCGACATGAGCCACGCCTACCCCCTGATGCGCGGCAGCGCGCCGCTGATCGTCGCGCTGGCCAGCTGGCCCCTGATCGGCGAGCGCCTGTCCTTCACGCAGATGGGCGCCGTCGGCTGCATCTGCGCCGGCATCTTCGCCCTGTATATTGCCTCGCGCACGCCCGCCATCGGCGGCATGCCGAAAAACACGGGGCGCGCCACGGCCTTTGCGCTGGGCAATGCCTGCGTCATCGCCAGCTACACGCTGATCGACGGCATCGGCGTGCGCCTGTCCGGCGCGCCGGCCGCCTATACCATGTGGATTTTTGTCTTGAACGGCGCCGGACTCTTGCTGTGGACGGCGGTGCGCCGCCCGGCCGACCTGCTGGCGTATGCACAAACGCAATGGCATCTGGCCGCGTTCGGAGGTTTCGGCACCCTGGCCTCGTATGGCCTGGCCCTGTGGGCCATGACGCAGGCGCCCGTGGCCGCCATCGCCGCCCTGCGCGAAACGTCGATTTTGTTCGCCATCGCCATCGCGGCCCTGTTCCTGCGCGAAAAAATCAGCCCCCGCCGCTACCTGGCCATCGGCCTGATCGCGGCGGGCGCCGTGCTGATGCGCGCAGGCTAA